The following proteins are co-located in the Mus caroli chromosome 7, CAROLI_EIJ_v1.1, whole genome shotgun sequence genome:
- the LOC110299405 gene encoding olfactory receptor 51G2-like — MLHVNITNFIFSTFLVTGIPGLEAVYIWIAIPFCAMFLITMVGNMTIIIVIWHEQTLHVPMYLFLAMLASSDLGLSLFTFPTLLRIFLLNDRELTTTACFTQMFFIHTFQVLESAIILAMAFDRYVAISHPLHYHSILTDTVISKIGLAIVVRTLTMQVPLPILLKRLYFCHSNVLSHSYCLHPDIIKLSCSSTTVNSIFGLFVVLSTMGLDFLLILFSYVLILKTVLSMASHSGRLKALNTCISHLCAVVLFFTPMICLSMLHRFGPRLPSHVYVTLANMHFLIPPVMNPIVYVVKTKQIRDKIQKLFIKKATKKDQAASVT, encoded by the coding sequence ATGCTTCATGTCAACATCACCAACTTCATCTTCTCCACCTTCCTGGTTACAGGCATTCCAGGGCTGGAGGCAGTGTACATCTGGATAGCCATACCATTCTGTGCCATGTTTCTCATCACTATGGTGGGCAACATGACCATCATAATTGTTATCTGGCATGAGCAGACTCTTCATGTTCCTATGTATCTCTTCCTGGCCATGTTAGCCTCCTCTGATCTGGGTCTCTCTCTGTTTACCTTCCCCACTCTGTTGAGAATCTTCCTGCTGAATGATAGAGAGTTGACCACCACAGCTTGTTTCACACAGATGTTCTTCATTCACACTTTCCAAGTCCTTGAATCAGCTATTATTCTGGCAATGGCCTTTGATCGTTACGTGGCCATTTCTCACCCACTTCACTATCACTCCATTCTCACAGACACTGTGATTTCCAAGATAGGGTTGGCTATTGTTGTACGAACCTTAACTATGCAGGTGCCTCTCCCTATCCTCTTGAAGAGACTGTATTTTTGTCATTCCAATGTACTATCTCATTCCTACTGTTTGCATCCTGACATCATAAAGCTCTCCTGCTCCAGTACTACTGTCAACAGTATCTTTGGACTTTTTGTAGTGCTCTCCACCATGGGGCTTGACTTCCTCCTCATACTCTTCTCATATGTATTGATTCTGAAAACAGTACTGAGTATGGCTTCCCACAGTGGCCGCCTCAAGGCTCTCAACACCTGCATCTCTCATCTGTGTGCTGTGGTCCTCTTCTTCACACCCATGATCTGCCTATCCATGCTGCATCGTTTTGGTCCAAGGCTTCCCTCACATGTCTATGTGACCCTGGCCAACATGCACTTTCTAATTCCTCCTGTGATGAACCCAATTGTCTATGTTGTGAAAACCAAGCAGATCCGTGACAAAATTCAGAAACTCTTCATtaaaaaagcaacaaagaaagatCAGGCTGCATCTGTAACATAA